CCGGTGAGGCAGCCGTACCCGGAGTAGGGGCGGCCGGGCAGACCGAGGGCGAGGGCGAGGTTGACGTACGCGCTGACCGTGTCGACGCCCTTGGCGTGCTGTTCGGCGCCCCGGGCGGTGAGGATGACCGCCGAGCCGGCGGTGCCGAGCGCGCGGGCGGTCTCCTCCAGGTCGGCCACCGGCACCCCGGAGAGCCGCTCCACCTCGGCCGGCCAGTACCCGGCGACGGTACGGCGTACCGCGTCGAAGCCCTCGGTGCGGGCGGCCACGTACTCCCGGTCGACCAGGCCCTCGGTGAGCGCGATGTGCAGCAGCGCGTTGGCGACCGCGAGGTCGGTGCCGGGCAGCGGTTGCAGGTGCAGGTCGGCCTGGCGGGCGGTGGCGGTCAGCCGGGGGTCGACCACGATCAGCCGGCCGCCCCGGGCCTGCTGGTCGGCCAGGTGCCGCATCAGCGGCGGCATGGTCTCGGCCGGGTTCGCGCCCACCAGCAGCAGGGTCTCCGTGCGGCCCAGGTCGGTCAGCGGGAAGGGCAGTCCCCGGTCGACGCCGAAGGCGCGCAGCCCGGCCGCGGCGGCCGAGGACATGCACCACCGGCCGTTGTAGTCGATGTGCCGGGTCCGCAGCGCCACCCGGGCGAACTTGCCGAGGGCGTACGCCTTCTCGTTGGTGAGCCCGCCGCCGCCGAAGACCGCGACCGCGTCGCGCCCGTGGTCACGTCGGACGGTGCGCAGCCCGGTGGCGATCCGGTCCAGCGCGACGTCCCAGTCGGCCGGGCGCAGTTCGCCGGACGGGTCGCGGACCAGGGGGGTGGTCAGCCGGTCGGGGTGGTCGAGCAGCTCGGCGGCGGTCCAGCCCTTCTGGCACAGCCCGCCCCGGTTGGTGGGGAACTCCCGGGGCCGGACCTCGATCCCGCCGCCCCCGTCGTCCCGCAGGACCATGCCGCACTGGAGGGCGCAGTACGGGCAGTGCGTCTCCGCCTCCCGGGGAGGTGGCCCCGTTCGCGTCGCGGCGCGTGCACCGTCTGTCATGTCGGGAAAGCGTGCCGCCGGGCGGTTTCCGACCCGCGTCCCTTCTGTTTCGGTCCTGTCAAGAGCGGCTCACACCGCACAGGGGAAACGTGTCGGCCGGCAGGGTCTATACTGTGAGACAGTTTTCCCATGATGTGAGAGGAGCTGAGCATGGACGTGACGGCGGCCTTCGATGCGGTGGCGGGCTCGTACGACCAGGCCCGTCGCCGGCTCGTCCCCTGCTTCGACGACTTCTACGCCGCCGCCGTCGAGGTGGCCGCCCCACCGCTGCGGGCCGCGCTCGCCGCCGGGCGTACCCCCGAGGTGCTCGACCTGGGCGCCGGCACCGGGCTGCTCTCGCTGCTGCTCACCGCCGCGCTGCCCGGCGTGCGGGTGACCCTGGTCGACGGGGCCGCGCGGATGCTCGCGGTGGCCGCCGAGGGGCTGGCCGCCCGGGGGGTGGCGCACCGCACCGTGCTGGCCGACCTGGCCGGCCCGCTCCCGCCCGGCCGGTACGACGCGGTGGTCTCCGCGCTGGCCGTGCACCACCTCGACGACGACGGCAAGCGGGCGCTCTACCGCCGGGCGGCCGACGCGCTGCGGCCCGGCGGGGTGTTCGTCAACGCCGAGCAGGTGGCCGGTCCCACCCCGGCCCTGGACCGCCGGTACGACGAGGTCTGGCTGGCGCAGACCGCCGCGCGCGGCTCGGACGACGCCGAGATCGCCGCCGCCCGGGAGCGGATGCGGCACGACCGTCCGGCGGCGGTGGCCGACCAGTGCCGTTGGCTGGCCGACGCCGGCCTGGTCGACGTGGACTGCTTCTACAAGGCGTGGCGGTTCGCCGTCTTCGGCGGCCACCGCCCGGTCGCCTGACCCGCCTGGCCGGGTTGCCCGCCCGGCTGTCTGGCCGCCCGCCTCGTCGGCTGGCCCACCCGTCCGGCTGGTCCGGGCGGGGAATGACCGGTGGTCATACCAGGGGTAGGATCGGTGGCATGACTGCGAAGGTGACTCTCTCGTTCTCGGACGAGACGATCGAGCAGGCCCGCCGGTTCGCCAAGCGGGAAGGTCTCTCCCTGTCCGCCTGGATGGACCAGGCCGCCCGGGAGAAGGCGCTACGGGAGGTCTTCACCGCCCACGCCGAGGCGGTCGGCCGGGCCGGGCTCGACCTGGAGTCCGCCGCCCTCGCCGACGCCCGCGAGGTGGGGATGGTCGCCGACGTGCTCTTCGGTGGTCGCCCACGTGCTGCGTAGGGGAGAGGTCTGGCGCATCGAGGGCGCCCGGGAACGGCTCGGGCTGGTGATCAGCTCCGACGTCTACAACTCCACCGACGTGCCGATCGTGATCGTCGCCGAGGTGGTCGAGACCGCGCTGCTGCGTGACTCTCCGCTCGCCGTGCCGATGGGCGCGAACGTGGTGATGCCCGACCGGCTGTCGGCGCCGATGAAGAAGTGGTTCACCGAGTGCGTGGACGTCGCCGACACCGAGACCATGCGCCGGGTCACCCGGGCGCTGCGTATCCTCCAGGAACTCTGACCGCCCGGCTGCCGCTCCGCCGGGCCGTTCGGCCGCCGTCCGGTCCGGCCGTCGTGTCGTCCGGCCGCTGCTCCGTCCGGTCGCCGGGCCGTTGCGTTCCGTGGGCCGTCTCACCACCGGATCCGGGCCGAGGTGCGATCTCCGTTTCCGGAACGACCCGGAGGAGGCACCCTCCGGGAAACCAGGCCTGCCTAGCGTTCGGCTCACCACGACCAGCAGGAGGAGTCGCCGTGAGCACGCTCGCCCGCAGCACCGCCGCCGATCCGCCGGCCACCGGCACCGACCCGCAGGCCCCGGCCGCCGACCCGCAGGCCCCGGCCATCGCCACCCACGGGACCATCGCGTCCGACGGGACCATCGCGTCCGACGGGACCATCGCGTCCGACGGGACCATCGCGTCCGACGGGACCATCGCGTCCGACGGGACCGCCGTGACCGGGGCGGCCATGACCGGGGCGGGTCGGCGGCACCGGATCGACGACTGGCGTCCCGAGGACCCCACCTTCTGGCGGACCACCGGAGCCCCGATCGCCCGACGCAACCTCTGGGTGTCGATCTTCGCCGAGCACGTCGGGTTCTCGGTGTGGAGCCTCTGGTCGGTCACCGTGCTCTTCCTCGGCCCAGCGTACGGCATCGACCCGGCCGGGAAGTTCCTGCTCACCGCCGTGCCGGCCGCGCTGGGGGCGGTGCTGCGGCTGCCGTACACCCTGGCGGTGGCCCGCTTCGGCGGGCGGAACTGGACGATAGTCAGCGCGCTGCTGCTGCTGGTACCGGCGGTGCCGATGGCGGTGCTGCTGGAGCCGGGGGTGTCGTACTCGACGCTGATGGTGCTGGCCTGCCTGACCGGGGTCGGCGGCGGCAACTTCGCCTCGTCGATGGCGAACATCAACCTGTTCTTCCCGGACCGGCTCAAGGGCCGGGCGCTCGGGCTCAACGCCGGTGGCGGCAACCTCGGCGTGCCGGCCGTGCAGCTGGTCGGGCTGGCGGTGCTGGCCACCGCCGGGGCGGCGTACCCCCGGTTGGTGCCGGCGGTCTACCTGCCGCTGATCGTGCTGGCCGCGCTCGCCGCGGCCCGCTGGCTGGACAACATCCCGGACGCCCACAACGAGCCCGGCGCGCTGCGCGAGGCCGCCCGCGACCGGCACACCTGGGTGATGTCGCTGCTCTACGTGGGCACCTTCGGCTCGTTCATCGGCTTCGGCTTCGCCTTCGGCCAGGTGCTCCAGCTCCAGTTCGCCGAGCGGTTCCCCACCCCGGTCGACGCGGCCTGGCTGACCTTCCTCGGGCCGCTGATCGGCTCGCTGATCCGGCCGCTCGGCGGGCAGCTCGCCGACCGGCTGGGCGGGGCGCGGGTGACCTTCTGGAACTTCGTCGCGATGGCCGCCGGGGCCGGGCTGGTGCTCTACGCCGCCCGGGAGCGGTCGTTCCCGCTCTACCTGGCCGGGTTCCTGGCGCTGTTCGTCTTCTCCGGCATCGGCAACGGGTCGACGTACAAGATGATCCCGGCGATCTTCCGGGTCCGGGCGGTGGCCGAGGCGGAGCTGACCGGCGACCCGGCCGCGGCGCAGCGCCGGGCGCGACGGCGCTCCGGGGCGCTGATCGGCATCGCCGGCGCGGTCGGCGCCTCGGGTGGGGTGCTGGTGAACGTGGCCTTCCGGCAGTCCTTCCTCACCTCGGGCAACGCGGACGCCGCCTACCTGGCCTTCATCGGCTGGTACGCGCTCTGTTTCGTGGTCACCTGGGCGGTCTACCTGCGGCCCGGCCCCGGGAAGCTGGTCGGTGTGTGACCCTCGTCATGCGGTGGAATCGTCGGCCACGCCGGCCGACCCCCCGTTTTGACCAGCCGCTGGGGTGCCGGGTATCGTTGCCTGCTGTTGTACGACATCCAGAGGCGTGCCGCTCAGGTACGCTTGGTCGTTCGTGCGCGCTGGTCCGGCCGGGAAGCCTCTGGTCACCTCGGCGCGCGACCCCAGACCGACGACGAGACAAGGTAGACCTGTGCGTACGTACAGCCCGAAGCCGGGTGAGATCGAGCGTCAGTGGCACGTTATCGACGCCTCTGATGTCGTGCTGGGCCGCCTGGCCACCCACGCCGCCACGCTGCTGCGCGGCAAGCACAAGCCGACTTTCGCGCCGCACGTCGACACGGGCGACT
Above is a window of Micromonospora rifamycinica DNA encoding:
- a CDS encoding class I SAM-dependent methyltransferase, yielding MDVTAAFDAVAGSYDQARRRLVPCFDDFYAAAVEVAAPPLRAALAAGRTPEVLDLGAGTGLLSLLLTAALPGVRVTLVDGAARMLAVAAEGLAARGVAHRTVLADLAGPLPPGRYDAVVSALAVHHLDDDGKRALYRRAADALRPGGVFVNAEQVAGPTPALDRRYDEVWLAQTAARGSDDAEIAAARERMRHDRPAAVADQCRWLADAGLVDVDCFYKAWRFAVFGGHRPVA
- a CDS encoding DUF6364 family protein; the protein is MTAKVTLSFSDETIEQARRFAKREGLSLSAWMDQAAREKALREVFTAHAEAVGRAGLDLESAALADAREVGMVADVLFGGRPRAA
- a CDS encoding type II toxin-antitoxin system PemK/MazF family toxin, with the translated sequence MVAHVLRRGEVWRIEGARERLGLVISSDVYNSTDVPIVIVAEVVETALLRDSPLAVPMGANVVMPDRLSAPMKKWFTECVDVADTETMRRVTRALRILQEL
- a CDS encoding MFS transporter, whose translation is MTGAGRRHRIDDWRPEDPTFWRTTGAPIARRNLWVSIFAEHVGFSVWSLWSVTVLFLGPAYGIDPAGKFLLTAVPAALGAVLRLPYTLAVARFGGRNWTIVSALLLLVPAVPMAVLLEPGVSYSTLMVLACLTGVGGGNFASSMANINLFFPDRLKGRALGLNAGGGNLGVPAVQLVGLAVLATAGAAYPRLVPAVYLPLIVLAALAAARWLDNIPDAHNEPGALREAARDRHTWVMSLLYVGTFGSFIGFGFAFGQVLQLQFAERFPTPVDAAWLTFLGPLIGSLIRPLGGQLADRLGGARVTFWNFVAMAAGAGLVLYAARERSFPLYLAGFLALFVFSGIGNGSTYKMIPAIFRVRAVAEAELTGDPAAAQRRARRRSGALIGIAGAVGASGGVLVNVAFRQSFLTSGNADAAYLAFIGWYALCFVVTWAVYLRPGPGKLVGV